In Rana temporaria chromosome 3, aRanTem1.1, whole genome shotgun sequence, a single window of DNA contains:
- the LOC120930773 gene encoding olfactory receptor 5B12-like, translated as MDLKNKTQATMFEFSGLTDDKELAPFIFMLILLVYVMTIIGNVGMIALVCVFSSLHTPMYYFLSSLSLVDLLYSSVTTPNMLSHFLSPKKSISFLGCAVQLYFFCALGCTEAILLSTMSYDRYVAICHPLHYTLIMTKKKCFGLVLYSSSISFLQSIVQTTCVFSLPFCGSNLIVHFCCDIPPLISLSCSHTIHCDMVSGVLIAIFGTYTLTTIFLSYIFIFLLIFRMTSTKSRQKAFSTCSSHIICVSTYITAVFFTYLRPYSGSFEIQDKVTSVFYTAVTPMLNPLIYSLRNQEVKRLLVQAIRKSF; from the coding sequence ATGGATCTCAAAAACAAAACGCAAGCGACCATGTTTGAGTTTTCCGGATTAACTGATGATAAAGAACTTGCCCCATTTATTTTCATGTTAATTCTTTTGGTTTATGTGATGACCATTATAGGAAATGTGGGGATGATAGCCCTTGTCTGTGTATTCTCCAGCCTTCACACCCCAATGTACTACTTCTTGAGTAGCCTCTCTCTGGTGGACCTTTTGTACTCTTCAGTTACCACTCCAAATATGTTGTCTCACTTCCTTTCCCCTAAGAAGTCTATTTCATTTCTTGGTTGCGCTGTCCAACTTTACTTCTTTTGTGCTCTAGGGTGCACTGAGGCCATCCTTCTCTCCACCATGTCTTATGACCGCTATGTGGCTATCTGCCACCCTCTCCACTACACCTTGATAATGACCAAGAAGAAATGTTTTGGCTTGGTCCTTTATTCCTCCTCCATTAGTTTCTTGCAGTCGATTGTGCAGACCACTTGTGTGTTCAGTCTTCCATTCTGTGGATCGAACCTTATTGTCCATTTCTGCTGTGACATCCCACCACTGATTAGTCTATCTTGTTCGCATACTATTCATTGTGATATGGTCAGTGGTGTCCTTATAGCAATCTTTGGAACATATACATTGACAACAATCTTCCTATCGTACATTTTcatattccttttaatttttaGGATGACGAGTACAAAGAGTAGGCAGAAGGCCTTTAGTACATGTTCCTCGCATATTATTTGTGTCTCAACCTACATTACAGCTGTTTTCTTCACATATTTGCGCCCTTATTCAGGGAGCTTTGAGATACAAGACAAGGTGACCTCTGTTTTCTATACAGCAGTGACGCCAATGCTGAATCCTCTTATTTACAGCCTGAGGAACCAAGAGGTGAAGAGACTCCTCGTCCAAGCAATTCGTAAATCTTTTTAA